GTGCTGATTTATATTAAAGCCCTCCTCAAAGGCTCGAAACTCACTATCATTTTTCCGCCTTCAAAAACTCGCGCCCTTCAAAGCTCCTTTCAGGCAGCGATTCTGTTTGGTGGATCAGGTAAACTATCACACACTTTTCAATTTGCTAACAAAAATGTTAGTATTACAAATTAGCGTTACCGTTTCTTttctacattaaaaaaaaaaaaaaaaaaaaaaaaaaaaaaaaaaaaaaaaaaaaaaaaacctactcagtttctcagcaaccaaacgcAGCGTACTAGTAgtcaattttttgtttagtaCAGTAGCCTAAACCCTATCGTGATCGATATCCCATGCTCTCTTAGATCTGATtgcattacattttttttttatgctactgcatttttcatttgaaaattgggttaaatttcGCTTATTTCATTTTcgttaattaattatttttggatctcggtttcaaaatttttcacgTAATGATGGATTTGAAATGttaattataaatgaaaatttgtgaaaaattggCTTCTGAGAATGGTTTTATCaaaggggaatttttttttgatagtgtGAAATAGCTATGTTAAAAAGGGTTGGTCCTAGTGAATGAATGTGAGAGTGCCTGCGAGTCTTGTTCACGCTTTTGGAGTTTTGATAATGGTATGAGTAAAGCTTGTGAGGCTACTGAAACATGTGCAAGACTGGCCAAAAGCCTCATAGCTCAACTGGTTGGCACCTCCTGATATTTTCAACAGAAACATCTAGGGATCAAATCCTCCctccccaactattgaattatattataaaaaaaaagaatgtgtGAGACTGTGTAATGGTATGAGCAGAAAGCGAGTAGGAAACATAAACGTAAATTGTTATGTGAAAGAAAAAGCACGATAAGACAAGGGAGTTATGGCTGTAGTTACAAAATGagttaaagaaaatatcatgtTAGTGTGGTAGTTGGCATGAATTGAAAGTAATGACGGTGGTAGGAGCTAGTTGAGAGGAGAGAGCGATGGGGGAGGGAATCTTTTAAAAGTAatgatgtgtgtgtgcgcgcgcgcgtGTGTGCCCATGTGTTTATAAACCTTGATATGCTTGTTAGAAGATTAAATTGTGACTATTTCTTcccaattttcattttaaaatgaaacCTCTATCTTCCCTCTTACATTAATTTACTTCTACTTTTTGGTTAGAGCTTGGTCTGTCTTAAAGCGGAAGGCTATTTATTCCTCCAGgttatatgatttatttttatgccAAACAAGTTAATGGAACTATGGGTGTtatgaatttattataattCAATCAGGAGTGTGGAGTATGGTGTTCCCACTTTTTGGGGTATCTTGGGTTATGCCTAAGGAGGTTGTGGAGCTTCTAGCTAGCTGGCCAGGcaaatttagaaaacatgaGAATGGGGTGATTTGGAACATGGTCCCCCACTGTTTGATGTGGGgcatttggagggagaggaatgcTCAGATTTTTGAAGGAACCGAAAGAGTGATTCATGAGCTGAGGATGACTTTTTTGCAAACTTTGCTTGGGTGGACATAGGCATTGggcgttttccttttttcttgctTGTCTGATCTGCTCGATAGATTTAGCTTAAGTTCTTTTTAGTTTCTGCTTGTTCTTTCGTTGTCCTCAGTACATGTCCTGTgtgctttggttttgttttgttgtttctGTTCTGTCCTCTTTTTACTATCAATGAATttaatttacttataaaaaaagagtGTGGAAAATTTTAGCTTCCTTGAAGTTGATAATAAGATAATTGTGAATATCGAAGTACTTTAGTTTAGAAGAATAACGTAAAATTTCTGTAGTAATGTGAATTATAATTTGATGAGTACAATTTGCTTGCACTAGTGGTGTTAATATCTGGAAAAAAAGGTATATGGTTAACCGTTTTCTCACTGAACTATTCCATATGGTTTGGTATGGTACAGCAGTTTCTACACAAACCACTTCTAGAAGGTACCTTCTAGTTTGGGCAAGAAGTTGTAGTCCTTGTTTTAGGATTATCATCCTGCCTAGATGACAATGACAATATCGTTAGCtggtttctatttcttttcttacttCATTCTGATCTGTAAATCCCTCACACACCAGAGGCAGTGGCTTTCAGTTTGTAATATGCTTGACCATGCTGCCAATGCTCTTGCTCAAGATATTTGTAAAACTTTCCCTTGGATTTGAGTTTGGAGTAGAATTCTTTCCCATACTAGAACATAGATTAGCTAGAAAAGGGATGGCCATTAGTCCAAGTGGGGCTTCAGGAGAGAACACCTGCATTATGTTTAAGGCTTTAAGCTGTCAAAGTTCGGGGTAAAATTGGGGGGTTTTAGACATGAAGACCTATAAAAGAAGGGTATACTGTGATAATTTTCATGAAATCTAGAGGAATCGAAAGCTTTAAATGAAGATTAGCTAGGAAAGAAGACATTCCGAAAGCCTAGGTAAATGGTTATTCACAGTGGAGCAGTTTTGAGCCTTTTCCAATGGTTTTTATCCTGTAGTATAGTGGAGACATTAATGAAAATGTATGTTTTTTGAGAATGGAGATCAGTTATTTGCTGTAAAATTACTTATACTGATTGTATTCATTTATCAATGGCCAGTTATTTACTGGGGCTTTGGACTAAGGTGTTTCCTTGTGTGGTTTGCAGGAGATGGATACGTCAAACCCTTCAGTTTTTGTCAATGCAGAGCTGCTGCGCTTGTACGTTGGTCGCAGGGTCCGGGCAGTGATTCAGGTTTTGCGATCTGATGGTGGAGTAGTTACAGGAAAGTCTACTGATGAGAACCAGATAATTGTAAAAGGCTCTCCACCGGTTCCTCTCTCAAATTTTGTTGAGGTTATTGGTATTGCTGACACTGAGAAATCCATCCGTGCTGAAATATGGAGCAACTTTGGCAACACATTTGGTAtgtctttttgttcttttttaaaagaaaaaagcttaGCTCCAATTTGGTTTCGAGTTATCTTCCTCCAACCCACTATGTGGTGATTGAAGAGACTATCCATGTGTAACTTTATCACgtcttttttaatgaatcacGTGACTTGTTTTAATAATGCACATGGATGGTCTTATAATTCATCATTTAGTGGGTTGGAAGAGATAGCTCCAAAGTTTGGAGCTTAACTTTGTCATTTTAAAAACTCTTCTAACAGTGAGCTATACCAATGCTATTGGCGGCATTGACATTACTAGAAATTTCATTGTTTCTTATATTTGAAAGGCTGCCCTCTGAAAGTTAATTGGACCCTTAAGCATCCATCCATGTTAGTAAAGGCTAGTTTATTCATCTGAAAGcactttcttataaaataataataataataataataataataatctgtaAGCACTtgggcagttttttttttttgtttaaacttGAATGATGCCAAAAACCCTTAAACTTTATtgtctttgaaaaaaaaaacccaagtcTAAACTTGGACCTGTATTTGTTGTTAATGGACAACAAATTATCAGATCAATTT
The DNA window shown above is from Quercus lobata isolate SW786 chromosome 7, ValleyOak3.0 Primary Assembly, whole genome shotgun sequence and carries:
- the LOC115952469 gene encoding replication protein A 14 kDa subunit B-like; translation: MDTSNPSVFVNAELLRLYVGRRVRAVIQVLRSDGGVVTGKSTDENQIIVKGSPPVPLSNFVEVIGIADTEKSIRAEIWSNFGNTFDTHTYNQLCQLANGEFKHLFL